One window of the Trifolium pratense cultivar HEN17-A07 linkage group LG2, ARS_RC_1.1, whole genome shotgun sequence genome contains the following:
- the LOC123904150 gene encoding uncharacterized protein LOC123904150: MEESTRNRNTIHDTTLTVENLTLNDDEDELEITLDEESHVNKQSFNLVGRFLTNRPIRVNMMMGKMGDIWQPGRGMDVEEAYPGLFVFRFFHQLDVQHILKQGPWSFDNHTLVLNILSDDVDPRDVPLFNVPFWIQIHNLPSGFMSQKVGKNVGDYIGEFLEYDEKNDSLSWRKYMRIRVLIDVRLPLKKSKKIKKPGEESKLIQFKYERLGTFCYVCGLLGHAENKCPKLFDMETTKVVRGWGPELRAEMGKRQGSDSKWLRQGGNSNWIAPDPTLMRSQGGSNSTSIEEKTKANNAERVQKSQLAAIFSKPEALFPKPIENKNVKTHRETMDEDEVEVLIVEGDRKRSRSGEPNHVPKNIQVQEVPNSSPSTSDISNNEKNFLTAGPGGARRG; the protein is encoded by the coding sequence ATGGAGGAATCAACTCGGAACAGAAACACCATTCACGATACCACTCTTACCGTGGAAAATCTCACACTCAATGATGATGAAGACGAACTAGAGATAACACTAGATGAAGAATCACATGTCAACAAACAATCATTCAATTTGGTGGGCAGGTTCTTGACAAACAGACCCATCAGAGTGAATATGATGATGGGGAAGATGGGAGATATTTGGCAACCTGGAAGGGGAATGGATGTTGAGGAAGCATACCCAGGTTTGTTTGTGTTCAGATTCTTCCATCAATTAGATGTGCAACACATATTGAAACAAGGCCCATGGTCTTTTGATAATCACACTCTTGTCCTAAATATACTTTCTGATGATGTTGACCCACGGGATGTTCCACTGTTTAATGTTCCATTCTGGATTCAAATTCACAATTTACCATCAGGATTTATGTCACAAAAGGTAGGAAAGAATGTGGGTGATTATATTGGAGAATTTTTGGAATATGATGAGAAGAATGATAGTCTTTCATGGAGGAAGTATATGAGAATTCGTGTCCTAATAGATGTTCGATTACCATTGAAGAAGTCCAAGAAGATTAAAAAGCCTGGAGAGGAAAGTAAATTGATTCAATTCAAGTATGAGAGACTTGGAACATTCTGCTATGTATGTGGGCTGCTAGGACATGCTGAAAACAAATGTCCTAAATTATTTGACATGGAAACAACCAAGGTTGTGCGAGGATGGGGACCAGAATTAAGAGCAGAGATGGGAAAGAGACAAGGCAGTGACTCAAAATGGCTCCGCCAAGGAGGAAATTCGAACTGGATTGCACCGGATCCTACTTTGATGAGAAGTCAAGGTGGAAGTAATAGCACAAGTATTGAAGAGAAAACCAAAGCTAATAATGCAGAGAGAGTGCAAAAATCCCAGCTAGCTGCTATATTTAGCAAACCAGAAGCTTTATTCCCTAAaccaatagaaaataaaaatgtcaaaactCATAGAGAGACAATGGATGAAGATGAGGTGGAAGTGTTAATTGTAGAAGGGGATAGGAAACGATCTAGAAGTGGTGAACCCAATCATGTGccaaaaaatatacaagtgcagGAAGTGCCAAATAGCAGTCCTAGTACATCAGATATTAGCAACAATGAGAAGAATTTTTTAACGGCCGGCCCTGGCGGGGCCCGCCGGGGATAA
- the LOC123908811 gene encoding cyclin-dependent kinase inhibitor 7-like, giving the protein MEISQVGVRTRSRAALAMEEEATSSAAQRISKRRKINNRNENRKLSKKSPTVLPELDPSSGSISDEEFPASCCSSNGSDGITEERIKSLDLEVESAQVETSTCNCGEEEKQRREMNRSSEFQGNSQETNSHRQNSSPKNMPTEFELDEFFSAAEKNIQKKFQEKYNYDIVKDVPLKGRYEWVELKP; this is encoded by the exons ATGGAGATTTCTCAGGTAGGTGTCAGGACACGATCTCGAGCTGCATTAGCCATGGAAGAAGAAGCTACAAGCTCAGCCGCACAACGAATTTCAAAGAGAAGAAAGATCAACAACAGAAACGAAAACCGTAAATTATCAAAAAAGTCACCGACGGTTTTACCGGAACTAGACCCGTCCTCCGGTTCTATCTCCGACGAAGAATTTCCGGCGTCATGTTGTTCAAGCAATGGATCCGATGGAATCACTGAAGAAAGGATCAAATCGTTAGATCTAGAG GTGGAGAGTGCGCAAGTTGAAACGTCGACGTgcaattgtggtgaagaagaaaaacagag GAGAGAGATGAATCGTTCAAGCGAGTTTCAAGGAAATTCTCAAGAGACAAATTCTCACCGTCAAAATTCATCTCCAAAAAATATGCCAACAGAATTTGAACTTGATGAATTTTTCTCTGCTGCTGAGAAAAACATTCAGAAAAAGTTTCAAGAAAA GTATAATTATGATATTGTGAAGGACGTTCCATTGAAAGGACGCTACGAGTGGGTTGAGTTGAAGCCATGA